In the genome of Candida dubliniensis CD36 chromosome 3, complete sequence, the window aaattgaaattgtctatagtttttgaatttgtgATGATAGACCATATTCATctttaaattgtttaatttagGTATAGACATGCATTAAgctaatttcaaattggtCAAACACAATCACTCGTGCTTGTTAGTGCTCTTGTTAAAGTTGTTAGATTGTCGTTAACAACTACCTCGGCAAAGTTCTTAAAATAAAAGTTAAAGATTGTTTCACCTAGCTAATTTACATCAACGTATCTCCATACGGACCATATCTGCAgctaatttatattttttgcTTACATCGAAAGCTTTCACAATAAAGATTGTTTTAAAACGTTGCTAGTTTCTAACATGCTTCCTCGGTTAGAGCAAcaagccaaaaaaaaaacaaacgtACGCTTGTAACTACAACGCGAGCTGGAACCATAAAGAACAACCAACCAAGTCATGCTCTAAACTACAGTTACacaaaattaattgttatATTATGGTTTGTGTTGCTTGAGAATTTCAGTTGGagtaaaaacaaaaaaaaaaaaatttggaacCTTACAACAATCATAGTACAAAGAGCGAAAACtatttaacaaaaaaaaaaatgttacAAACGTTCATAACCAAAACTAAATGGTTAGAGGAGaattttctaaaaaaaaaagacacTAAAAATCTACTAGCAAAAACTAAATCAATCtgataacaataatgaagaCAAATGAATAATAGAACCAAGTTACTGGCAATGCCTTTAGACAGTTATTGAAGAACGaattttttccatttaATTCGATTAAACCTGTCTACAGCGATATCATTTTGACTTTGAGACTTTACCGCCTAGCATATCTTTGTTTACTTGAGCATAGCGTTTAACTAATCAACTATTCATTCCAAACCTTAAAAATAGTTTGCCCACTACTTGATTATACATCCTGTGAAATTTAGCTAGATGGAACAAATTTTTAGGTGGTCTCTACCACTATTCTTAGTAAGATCTAAAACTATATTGGCGATGTGCTAATATTAGCAAGTGATCTTGGTGTCGGGACCTGCACGCTTTGGAAGACTGTAGCCTGCAGAATACCCAAATGCAGagcaaagaaaaaaagagggAAAGAATTAGCAGTGCCCAATGCCACAAGCAAGAGCCATGCAAAAGCAATTACTGTGCTATAAGTTGTTGCTATCCTTATCGGAAAGACAGTAAAAGTGAACACACCTCAGGACCGCCACAGATTAAGAATTTATGAAAAAAGCAAATTTTAGTTTGCTTAGTCGCGGTATTTATTTGGATTAATTTCACTTTTTCCGCTTTTGAATCATGTAACTTATGctaaattattttatattcatgtcctcctcctcctcatTGATGCTGAAGCATGGTTCTCGTAAACGATGAATTCTTAGCTATATCGGACGTTGCATAACCACAACGAGTCAATGTGAAAGTTTCTCTGCAGTTTGACCAAACAAGCATTGAACCAAATACTAATTTTGGGGGAGAGCCCAAGTGGGGGATACCCAACAGCAAAGATATCTTGACTCGGGTTTAGTGCAGAGATTGTATCATTGAAGTCTAGCCGATATTATAGATAGAGAGATATACTTAAAAATactaaaattgaatttagtCTTCTCAGATGAATAAGCCAGAATAAAAACCAGACTTAAAAAGAGAAACCCTGGAAAAGTTAAGAAGCTATTGAAAGGTCAGTTAGTCAATCAACAAACTCTTCAAGATCCAGTTGGtgaacaataaaaaaacaagattgagttattactattataattaatcaaaaacatGCAAAAGAAACAGGAAACAGTAACAATGCACAATAGGAACAAATGTCTTTTATTTTAAGACGCAGCACTCTCGATGAGACCAAACAGAactgatttcaaaataccACGATAAATGCAGGCTatatagaaaaaaaaaatggacaaaaaaaatttacacCCCCCCAAAAAAGCTCCAACAAGTCACATTCCtttaagaaattgaaagtaCGTTTAAAAACTTGAGAACAGAATGATGTTGGTTACAACATACTTACATTTTTTACATTTCAGTAAAGTTTTTTAACAgaacaaagaaaagaagaataacACAAACTGACTATAACAAGTTAAAGTAGGGgcaacaatgaaaaaaggaacaataattgaaaaaaccACACGAAcataaatttaaatcagGTTCCAATGATGTActccaacaacaaacagCATCAATCAACTTATTGTTTAGGACTTTAGTCAACTGTTTTGTGCAACAAGTATGGTTAACCCAAAAAGCAAATACAAAAACCACGAATATTAAAGTGTTttgaaaatggaaaaaaaaaaaaaaaaaaaaaacaatatcatttaGTTTAGTATTTAATAGTTTACCAAAATTTCAGGAAGAAGATTCTTAAAactatttgattttttaatttgcATTTAAATTTTGGGTTTGTGTCGCATTtgcagtttttttttttgaatttccGCAATTCCTTTGCCATTtcatgaaaaaaaaaaaagcaagcTTGTCATATAACAGACTCTACATATGCTGATACTTTTAATGCACTAATGAGTTTATTAACTTCTTTTCtggtttttttctttcctttgTATGGATTGTTCCTTAAGAAGGAAGTTTACCAAAGTGGACTGTTGTCATATATGTTCTAGTTTGTGTATATCattaaccaaaaaaaaaaaaaattcacgTACTAAAAATGTTATGACATTTAAATCATGCATCATTGATTGTTTGAgcaaaaattttcttttagtaAATGCATGACTGTCTAAAATTCagtgattattattatttttgtattttctGGTTATGAGCAACTAAGGTGATTCAACAACAttcaatgaaaatgaaaaagcAAGAATGAAAGAAGTAATTGGGCAATAGCTTGAGATTTGGAAGAGAGAAATACGGTCGTTTTGATTCACAATcaatacatatatatataatcaatgtcctttgatatttttcaaatattttttttcttttatttgtgtttctatttttcaacttcaatttccattCATTATTTGGGCTGATTTATACTTCTGGGTATACCGGTTGGCATTTcctttttttaattttttttttttttagtttgtttatttttgtttctaaAGATAAAAGCTTTCTAAGCTATCTTTGAACATAATTATAGTTGTTCGATAGTTCTATTATCGTGCCAAATActttctttcaattcaatattgtGGTTTTACTCCCAATAGGTTTGCATTCGTTTCAAGCCCCCCAGTTCCCCTTCCAAGGtctttttgtttacatattgtttatttagGAAAAAGGTTACATAAAGAGTATTCTTATACAAACAAAGATTACAGTTTCATTTGAGAGAATCTAAAGtttaaaattcaaatttgcaaaaaaaaatcttatTCAAGCATTCAATTGTATAAATAAAGCTGGCTTGGATTACCTAATCTTTAActaattttatattttcaataattgatatttatttttgggTATTGATTGTTAGTATATAACTAAGAGAGAAACATTTTTTGCAGCTTAGATAAAGTATATGAGTGAAACATGTCGAGTGATAAACCTGAACAAGAAGTCCTAGAACAACCAAAAGATTCAAGAAACGCTACTTTGAATCTGACTACGAAAAAGTCTCAGGATAGCAAATTTACGTTACCACCTTTAGGTGTCAAGTCTGAGccacagcaacaacaacagcagcagcagcaacaacaacagcaaacTCCGCTTTATGCTCAACAGGGGTCTCCACAAGTTCAAACTCAGCCGCAGTTTCAAACAGACTATTCGTATGCCAATTACCAACCTCAAGCTCAATTGTACGATCCATATCAAAGACAGGTTATCATGCAACAAGCCAATTATGCTTCACCGTCGCAATATCCAATCCAACAGCAGTATTCATTTGCCAATGGAATGGCCCAATTCCACCCACAAGCGTTAACTTCCCATACTGACTTTGACCAACAGCAATCACAGCAAGTACAAATGCAACAACCATCACAGCAATCACAGCAAGTACAAGTGCAGGTGCAGATACAACCACAATCGAATCTGAACCCGTTTCCTGCTGAGCAGAAACGTGGAAGAAGGTTTAGAAGACGATTCAATCAGATTGAGAGAAAATATCCTTGTTCGTTTCCTGGCTGTCAAAAGAGTTATGGTTCTTTGAACCATTTGAATACTCATATTGTTACGAAAAAGCACGGCCATAGAAAATCAAAAGCTGATTTTCAACATTCGCTCCaatcaaaagaagaaaacaaacCAACAGAAGTCTCCCAATACGTGCAACCTAGTAATGATTATACTGCTGGTAATTATTGGTATGGATATGCTCCTCATTTGCGATCAACCACTTCGACAACATCTTCGCAAGGCGATTCGTTCAATTCACAGCAAATACcgcagcaacaacaacaacagcaacaacagcaacaacaaaacaacaatagcaaCAACTATTTGTACTATCAAGGTTACCAACAACCCATTACAGGAAACACTTCTACAACGGCTAGTGGTACACTAGGAGTAGCGCCAAACGCGTCTTCACTCACACCTGCTGGCACTGGTGCTGCATCGCTTCTGcatcaacttcaacaacaaccgcAAATTCAGAATCCTGTATCGGCTTCTACAACGCCTCAACAAAGAATGGTGATGGGCAATATGGGctattatcaacaacaggCGGTTCCTCAATATTTTCCTGCACCTCAACAGTCACTTTTAGGAATCAATGAAGTTGATTCAAGAAACCAAATTGACGATAACAAATCAAACCAACAAGGCATCTAAACGAAATGAGAACCCGAAAGATTCTCTGTTTGTATTCATATAGATATATTTTAGAAAATTAATTTGTACAACATACGCATTACTGATTTTAGTCATTGTAAGGCCGATCCTGCATGgacaacttttttttgatttcgtGGTGGATTTGGACTTGTTTATATGCTcaccaaaattttttttttttttttttgggcagttttttctatttgttGTTCTATTGAAATCACTAAATATGGTAGAAGATAGTGGTGCCGAGAATATAGAAGGCAATGATAAACATATTGAAGATGTTGACTCATTGCTGAATGTTTCTATACTGGAGCCAACTAAAGTACCTATATCAGAATCGTCACGAGAAACTACACCAGAAAGTATACCGACAAATGATCAATCATCTACTAAACCTAAAAAGAGACTTACACTTCAAGAAAGATTGGCCCAAGCAGCAAAaggaaaaaagaaagcttCTTCGGACCTGTCTTCCACCCCCACCTCATTGTCACGTACCACAAGCAATGAGAAACCCGATTTAGATTTACAAAAGGAAATCGACAGATTAAAGATGGAGAATTCCGAATTGACAAAAAAGTTACAccacaaatcaaattttgataagGAACGAAATGACTTGCTTGCGAAAATAGCCTCTAAGGATGAAACCATTGAACAACTTCGCAAAGAAGGTGAAGCTCTATCATTAAAAGAGTTGAAGTTAAACGAGTCCATTAAAAAGCTCAAGCTTGCAAACCAGGATTTAGAGGAAAATATCCGTGATTACAGCGTGAAAAGTGAGGAGTCGTCTATGAAATTAGAAGAGTTGGctgattttttaaaaacacataaatttaaaacaatagaCGAAGTTGTGAGCAAGTACGAAGAGGTGGTCAACGAGTTAGCTGCAACAAAGGCTAGTTTAGAAAAGTCACAAGCTTGGGAAACAAAGTATAACGAATTAGCAGTTTCTCATGAAGAAGCAGTGATGGCAAAGAAGGATTTACTTAAGGAGTCCAATGAAGTCAAGATAGAATTAAACATGCTCAAGCGACAACATAAACTTGAGATTGAATCCAAAAATGCTACTATAAAGGAATTGAAATCACAAATGTCTGCATCGAAACAGAGTTTTGCGCAGGAGATTTCGCGTCTTGAAGAGAAGATCGAGACGCTCAGGTTagaaaatgaatcaaaCGAAACTGTTTCTGAAAATGTCAATGAAGATGGGaaagttgattttgatgaatttagTAAACTCTCTGAAGCACACCGTATACTTCAAAAGCAGTACCTATCGTCACAAGAGAATTGGAAGGCTATTGAATCCAATTTATCCCTCAAAATCGATAATTTATCGTCTTCAGTGGAATCCTTGAAAAAgtccaaaatcaaattgacGCAAGACTTGGCCAAGGTGAACAGCTCGATGCATTTACAAACAAAGGAATTAGAGAAACTCGAACAggacaaaatcaaattgcaACAAGAAAAGGCTGAACTTCAGTTGAATGTCGAGTTGAAGGAAAACGAAATCCTTGAGATTAATGAaaagtttgaaaaattcaaaggCATCTATAATCAAGAACGAGCAGCACTCAATTCAAAGATTCAAAGTTTGAATGAAAAGATAAAAGAGGAGAAGAGACCGGAGCGATTAAACTTGAATCGAGACAACTCGGTCAGTTCAGGGTTTAGTTGGgataatgaaatcaaattgggTGAGTCTTCAACCACGCCTGCAATGAATAGAGACTTTTCTGCCTTTCTCGATAGAAACATCTCGCTGAGCTCGTTTACTGAGATTGGCGATGAGATCTATGATCGTGAGCAATATTCGTTTAGTGGCCAACTTGCACCACCAGTTGGAGGAGGGGTGCCGGCTTCGTCGCATAGCAATAATATCCAGTTGGTTAATAAAATGAGTTCCAGTATTAGGCGTTTAGAAATCGAGCTTAACACACTTAAAGATGAATATTCTAAAATATCAGCAGAGAAGGAGAGAGTTGAACAGGAGTTGTTGGAGAGTTTAAAACTAACTGATGAAGTAAAGTCGTTGCATACAGAACTTGACTCGTTGAAATCTATCATCAAAGATAAAGAAACACAAGAGCAAAGAATGCTAGAACTAATAGGGGAAAAGTCCGAACAGGTTGAAGAACTCAAAGCAGATGTAGTTGATTTAAAAGAGTTGTGCAAGTTACAAGTACAACAATTGGTAGAGCAGAATAGTCGTGTATAATATACAATTGCACATCTCCTTTTTCTCATCGTGAGtgcgaaaaaaaaaaaaaaaaaaaaaaaaaaaatcaaaaaacttggaaaatttttttaatgtaGACCTTATTCTCTTCTTAGCATTGTTTCTCTCCACATGAAGTACGCTTTGAATGGAAGTAAGGTCGCCACTCTAATAGATAGAAATGGCAAGGATGAAATAAGGGTTTACAATGTTGACGAGAGTGGGGATTCGGAAGTTGTTGCATCAATCATATTGGAAGATATAATAGACTTTATTTGGGCATCGCCAACCAcgagaaagaaaagaactCCTAATGGAGGCAGCAAAGAAAGTGAAAATCAGAATTTGTTAGTTGTTTTGTTAAAGGGGAgtgtttttgttattttgtCGGAGAGTGCAGAAATTAATCGAttcaaaattgatgatCATATAAATAAACTTGTAAAAtatgatgataatatatGGGCAGCAGCTAAAAACAGTATATTGAAGATTAGTCTTGATGGGGATGTCAAGGATAGAATCAAGGCTCCCCCATTTAATGCTGTTAGCATATCGAAGAAAATAGCATTTGGATCGACTAGTTTGCAACTTGGCAAATTTGCCAAAGGGAAATTTATCTGTGAGGATGAGATTGAAGTAGTTGAAGAAATAAGATCTATTTTGCAGAGTAAAAGCGCAGTGGTGTTGACAGAACAAAACAATGTATATATAGTCAAGAAAAAAGTTCAAAAACTTGCTAGCGATGCCCATCATATACAATTATTACATTATAGAGATAAAGATTACATCGTAGCCATCAGTGAtagtttgaatttttaCAATGACGGCAAACTTGAGAACTCGATATCAGGGGAGACTGCATTAGAAGGGGTGTTACCTGTTGATGATTCACTTGTGGTGTTTTGGTCAGGGAAGAATGAACTTTTATTCAAGAAGATAGAATGGTCTGATGAGGAGATTGTGATTCCCCATGACGAGCTACTCATGAATGGTACTAGGTCTCATATCAAGGTATCCAAACCAAAAGTGTACAAAACCGATGCCGCAAgtttattaaagaaattaaacgATATAACTGACCACGGCGAAATTGTTAGTCTCTGTCAATCTGTTTGCGATTCTGCTGTTATAAAAGAAGTTGCAAAAGAGATTGGCATGGAGTTATTTCCAGTTATAAGTGACGCCGTGAGCAAAGAcacaacaaatacaaacCTTGCACTTTGGTTTAAATGGATATATTTGATTCACGGCAAACATATTGCCAAACAAGATATAGCTCCGGTCAAAGAAGCAAAATGCCAGCTCGAGCTGGGAGTCAAGCTTATGTCGCATTTGATTGCAATTCAAGGGAAATTACAGCTTTTGAAATTGCAAAATGAGATGAGAGAGAAAAACGTTGCGAGAGATGTGACAACCACCATTGATGACGACAATATGGTTTATGCCAACGGAGAAGCAGAATAAAGGCAGGGTTATTTAGAATATTTTTcgaaaaaatcaatactaAGTTTAGCGACAATCTCTGGCTGTTCTCTTTGTAAGAAATGACCAGCATTTGGAAGAATCTTGACCTCAGCTTTAGGAttgtttttcaacttttccttttctaaTTCGGCGATTCTGGGTGACATGCACCCGTCTTCTTTTCCAACCAAGATCAAAGTTGGCACTTTGTCAAAATGGACGGGCCATCTGGACTTAACTAACGAGAATGGTCTAAAAAGGTGTCTATAATAGGAAGTCACGGCATCAACAACACTGTCCTTCCTAAAAGCGTTTCTGATTTCGTCAATCTCTTGTCTTGATGCGTTATAAGAAGGTGACCAGTACTTCCAAAGGTATTTGAGGTACTCGTTTGATTCAGTCAACTTTGGACGGTAGATGCTAGCAATCTGCATTGTCAAAAAGTATGAAGACAAATAAAACTGCTCTGGCGCATACCACAACAAATCCCACAAGTGGAGATTGGCAAGGTACGGGATAGCTAACGTAACAATAGAAGTGACCAAATGTGGGTACAAGTTTGCTGTTTTGAAACTCACCATTGCACCCCAATCGTGACCAAGCAAATGGACTGGGTTTTTGTTACCAGGGTTAATCTCTTCAATCCAGGCCTTGACGTCTTCAGCAAGGTATGGCAACGCATATTCGCTTTCGGGCCCAATGCTTGATTTCTCGTATCCCCGCAATTTGGGTGCTAACAATAAAACTTTTTCCTTGGGGA includes:
- the EPH1 gene encoding epoxide hydrolase, putative (possible role in detoxification of epoxides); amino-acid sequence: MTKFDIKLHNGRRTFSTLSSLSETEVFGLQWDRVIILIHGFPDVNTTFNKAWPYLENAFPKEKVLLLAPKLRGYEKSSIGPESEYALPYLAEDVKAWIEEINPGNKNPVHLLGHDWGAMVSFKTANLYPHLVTSIVTLAIPYLANLHLWDLLWYAPEQFYLSSYFLTMQIASIYRPKLTESNEYLKYLWKYWSPSYNASRQEIDEIRNAFRKDSVVDAVTSYYRHLFRPFSLVKSRWPVHFDKVPTLILVGKEDGCMSPRIAELEKEKLKNNPKAEVKILPNAGHFLQREQPEIVAKLSIDFFEKYSK
- a CDS encoding uncharacterized protein Sgm1p homologue, putative (Similar to S. cerevisiae SGM1;~In S. cerevisiae: protein of unknown function, required for wild-type growth rate on galactose and mannose; localizes to COPI coated vesicles and the Golgi apparatus); this translates as MVEDSGAENIEGNDKHIEDVDSLSNVSISEPTKVPISESSRETTPESIPTNDQSSTKPKKRLTLQERLAQAAKGKKKASSDSSSTPTSLSRTTSNEKPDLDLQKEIDRLKMENSELTKKLHHKSNFDKERNDLLAKIASKDETIEQLRKEGEALSLKELKLNESIKKLKLANQDLEENIRDYSVKSEESSMKLEELADFLKTHKFKTIDEVVSKYEEVVNELAATKASLEKSQAWETKYNELAVSHEEAVMAKKDLLKESNEVKIELNMLKRQHKLEIESKNATIKELKSQMSASKQSFAQEISRLEEKIETLRLENESNETVSENVNEDGKVDFDEFSKLSEAHRILQKQYLSSQENWKAIESNLSLKIDNLSSSVESLKKSKIKLTQDLAKVNSSMHLQTKELEKLEQDKIKLQQEKAELQLNVELKENEILEINEKFEKFKGIYNQERAALNSKIQSLNEKIKEEKRPERLNLNRDNSVSSGFSWDNEIKLGESSTTPAMNRDFSAFLDRNISSSSFTEIGDEIYDREQYSFSGQLAPPVGGGVPASSHSNNIQLVNKMSSSIRRLEIELNTLKDEYSKISAEKERVEQELLESLKLTDEVKSLHTELDSLKSIIKDKETQEQRMLELIGEKSEQVEELKADVVDLKELCKLQVQQLVEQNSRV
- a CDS encoding GATA zinc finger protein, putative (Similar to S. cerevisiae GZF3;~In S. cerevisiae: GATA zinc finger protein and Dal80p homolog that negatively regulates nitrogen catabolic gene expression by competing with Gat1p for GATA site binding), which produces MKYALNGSKVATLIDRNGKDEIRVYNVDESGDSEVVASIILEDIIDFIWASPTTRKKRTPNGGSKESENQNLLVVLLKGSVFVILSESAEINRFKIDDHINKLVKYDDNIWAAAKNSILKISLDGDVKDRIKAPPFNAVSISKKIAFGSTSLQLGKFAKGKFICEDEIEVVEEIRSILQSKSAVVLTEQNNVYIVKKKVQKLASDAHHIQLLHYRDKDYIVAISDSLNFYNDGKLENSISGETALEGVLPVDDSLVVFWSGKNELLFKKIEWSDEEIVIPHDELLMNGTRSHIKVSKPKVYKTDAASLLKKLNDITDHGEIVSLCQSVCDSAVIKEVAKEIGMELFPVISDAVSKDTTNTNLALWFKWIYLIHGKHIAKQDIAPVKEAKCQLESGVKLMSHLIAIQGKLQLLKLQNEMREKNVARDVTTTIDDDNMVYANGEAE
- a CDS encoding zinc finger protein, putative → MSSDKPEQEVLEQPKDSRNATLNSTTKKSQDSKFTLPPLGVKSEPQQQQQQQQQQQQQTPLYAQQGSPQVQTQPQFQTDYSYANYQPQAQLYDPYQRQVIMQQANYASPSQYPIQQQYSFANGMAQFHPQALTSHTDFDQQQSQQVQMQQPSQQSQQVQVQVQIQPQSNSNPFPAEQKRGRRFRRRFNQIERKYPCSFPGCQKSYGSLNHLNTHIVTKKHGHRKSKADFQHSLQSKEENKPTEVSQYVQPSNDYTAGNYWYGYAPHLRSTTSTTSSQGDSFNSQQIPQQQQQQQQQQQQNNNSNNYLYYQGYQQPITGNTSTTASGTLGVAPNASSLTPAGTGAASLSHQLQQQPQIQNPVSASTTPQQRMVMGNMGYYQQQAVPQYFPAPQQSLLGINEVDSRNQIDDNKSNQQGI